The Elephas maximus indicus isolate mEleMax1 chromosome 19, mEleMax1 primary haplotype, whole genome shotgun sequence genome contains a region encoding:
- the NEUROD2 gene encoding neurogenic differentiation factor 2 codes for MLTRLFSEPGLLSDVPKFASWGDGDDDEPRSDKGDAPPPPPPAPGPGAPGPARAAKPVPLRGDEVSEAALAEVKEEGELGGEEEEEEEEEEGLEEAEGERPKKRGPKKRKMTKARLERSKLRRQKANARERNRMHDLNAALDNLRKVVPCYSKTQKLSKIETLRLAKNYIWALSEILRSGKRPDLVSYVQTLCKGLSQPTTNLVAGCLQLNSRNFLTEQGADGAGRFHGSGGPFAMHPYPYPCSRLAGAQCQAAGGLGGGAAHALRTHGYCAAYETLYAAAGGGGASPDYNSSEYEGPLSPPLCLNGNFSLKQDSSPDHEKSYHYSMHYSALPGSRPTGHGLVFGSSAVRGGVHSENLLSYDMHLHHDRGPMYEELNAFFHN; via the coding sequence ATGCTGACCCGCCTGTTCAGCGAGCCCGGCCTCCTCTCGGACGTGCCCAAGTTCGCCAGCTGGGGCGACGGCGACGACGACGAGCCGAGGAGCGACAAGGGCGACGCGCCGCCTCCGCCTCCGCCTGCGCCGGGGCCAGGGGCTCCCGGGCCCGCCCGGGCCGCCAAGCCGGTCCCCCTCCGTGGAGACGAGGTGTCGGAGGCCGCGCTGGCCGAGGTCAAGGAAGAAGGCGAGCTGGGgggcgaggaggaggaggaagaggaggaggaggaagggctaGAGGAGGCAGAAGGTGAGAGGCCCAAGAAGCGCGGGCCCAAGAAGCGAAAGATGACCAAGGCGCGCCTGGAGCGCTCCAAGCTGCGGCGGCAGAAGGCGAACGCGCGGGAGCGCAACCGCATGCACGACCTGAACGCGGCGCTGGACAACCTGCGCAAGGTGGTGCCCTGCTACTCCAAGACCCAGAAGCTGTCCAAGATCGAGACGCTGCGCCTCGCCAAAAACTACATCTGGGCGCTCTCGGAGATCCTGCGCTCGGGCAAGCGGCCCGACCTGGTGTCCTACGTGCAGACGCTGTGCAAGGGTCTGTCGCAGCCCACCACCAACCTGGTGGCTGGCTGCCTGCAGCTCAACTCGCGCAACTTCCTCACAGAGCAGGGCGCTGACGGAGCAGGCCGCTTCCACGGCTCGGGCGGCCCGTTTGCCATGCACCCCTACCCGTACCCATGCTCGCGCCTGGCTGGCGCACAGTGCCAGGCGGCGGGCGGCCTGGGCGGCGGCGCGGCGCACGCCCTGCGGACCCACGGTTACTGCGCCGCCTATGAGACGCTGTACGCGGCGGCTGGCGGCGGCGGCGCGAGCCCGGACTACAACAGCTCCGAGTATGAGGGCCCACTCAGCCCGCCGCTCTGTCTCAATGGCAACTTCTCGCTCAAGCAGGACTCGTCGCCCGACCACGAGAAGAGCTACCACTACTCTATGCATTACTCGGCGCTGCCGGGTTCGCGGCCCACCGGCCACGGGCTGGTCTTCGGCTCCTCGGCTGTGCGCGGGGGCGTCCACTCGGAGAATCTCTTGTCTTATGATATGCACCTTCACCACGACCGAGGCCCCATGTACGAGGAGCTCAATGCGTTTTTCCATAACTGA